A window of Apium graveolens cultivar Ventura chromosome 8, ASM990537v1, whole genome shotgun sequence contains these coding sequences:
- the LOC141678316 gene encoding ubiquitin-conjugating enzyme E2 32-like gives MADDKYNRKNPAVKRILQEVKEMQSNPSHDFMSLPLEENIFEWQFAIRGPSETEFEGGIYHGRIQLPSDYPFKPPSFMLLTPNGRFETQTKVCLSISNHHPEHWQPSWSVRTALVALIAFMPTNPGGALGSLDYKKEERRVLAVKSREAAPKFGSPERQQLIDEIHAYMLSKAPSVPQISSGEAGEENSMNGEGEAQVSMEDAGTQVADGGTSSPMADDRIVEDRHEAPLNANPIPERMAVPGQVFDVPLGGQQQQQQLQRPDTRLQKPADDRLFTLAAVGLTIAIAFLLLKKFLKASEYGAVFMDGS, from the exons ATGGCGGACGACAAGTACAACCGTAAAAATCCAGCAGTAAAAAGGATTTTACAGGAGGTTAAAGAGATGCAATCCAATCCCTCTCATGATTTCATGAGCCTCCCTCTTGAG GAGAATATATTTGAGTGGCAATTTGCGATTAGAGGACCGAGTGAAACTGAGTTTGAGGGAGGTATTTATCATGGAAGAATTCAGTTGCCTTCGGACTACCCGTTCAAGCCGCCTTCATTTATGTTATTAACG CCAAATGGAAGGTTTGAAACCCAAACGAAGGTATGTTTGAGTATATCGAATCATCATCCCGAGCACTGGCAACCATCATGGAGTG TTCGGACAGCTTTAGTAGCACTTATTGCATTTATGCCAACCAATCCAGGTGGGGCATTGGGCTCACTAGATTATAAGAAAGAAGAACGTCGTGTTCTTGCTGTTAAATCCCGTGAAGCTGCTCCAAAATTTGGAAGTCCTGAACGTCAACAGTTGATTGATGAG ATTCATGCCTATATGCTGAGCAAGGCACCCTCGGTCCCTCAAATAAGCTCTGGGGAGGCTGGTGAAGAAAACTCAATGAATGGAGAGGGGGAAGCACAGGTCAGTATGGAAGATGCTGGTACACAAGTTGCTGATGGTGGAACTTCTAGTCCTATGGCAGATGATAGGATAGTTGAAGACAGGCATGAAGCTCCTCTGAATGCAAACCCTATCCCTGAGAGAATGGCTGTTCCTGGGCAGGTTTTTGATGTGCCCTTAGGTGgacagcagcagcagcagcagctaCAAAGGCCAGATACTAGGCTGCAAAAACCTGCTGATGATCGCCTTTTTACGTTGGCTGCAGTAGGGCTGACTATCGCTATTGCTTTTCTTCTTTTGAAGAAGTTTCTGAAAGCAAGTGAATATGGTGCTGTCTTCATGGATGGATCATAA